The following proteins are encoded in a genomic region of Chloroflexota bacterium:
- a CDS encoding aldo/keto reductase has protein sequence MDPFSRTTLGQTSVSVTRLGLGTGALAGTRRPVPAQTAETVLRHAHTRGIGLFDTAPLYGHGQAEWRAGKVLRTVPRESFTLATKVGRLLAPYETPGANQDYRDLPRDSGLDARGWVFDFSYDGVMRSVEESLRRLGLDRVDILHVHDPDAHGDAALAGAFKALNRLRSDGTIGAVGAGMNQAEMLVRFAQETDPDCFLLAGRYTLLDQAGLAALLPLCEARGIGIILGGVFNSGIIGNLDNPARATFNYLPAEAHWLEKARRIRAICAEFDVPIQAAALQFPFGHPAIAAVLTGAETTAELDENAANMQRPIPSGLWHALKSANLLHPEAPVPA, from the coding sequence ATGGATCCCTTTTCGCGGACGACGCTCGGCCAGACGTCCGTTTCGGTGACTCGGCTTGGCCTGGGGACGGGCGCGCTGGCCGGCACCCGTCGCCCGGTGCCGGCCCAGACGGCGGAGACGGTGCTCCGACACGCCCATACGCGCGGCATCGGCCTGTTCGACACCGCGCCACTGTACGGCCATGGGCAGGCCGAGTGGCGGGCGGGCAAGGTACTCCGAACCGTCCCGCGAGAGAGCTTCACGCTGGCGACGAAGGTCGGGCGGCTGCTCGCGCCCTACGAGACGCCCGGCGCAAACCAGGACTACCGCGATCTCCCGCGCGATTCGGGACTTGACGCACGTGGCTGGGTCTTCGACTTCTCCTACGACGGCGTCATGCGCTCCGTCGAGGAGAGCCTGAGGCGGCTCGGTCTGGACCGCGTGGATATCCTCCACGTCCACGATCCGGATGCCCACGGCGACGCGGCCCTGGCCGGCGCGTTCAAGGCGCTGAACCGGCTCCGCTCTGACGGCACGATTGGTGCGGTGGGCGCAGGGATGAATCAGGCAGAGATGCTCGTGCGATTCGCGCAGGAGACGGACCCCGACTGCTTCCTGCTGGCCGGGCGGTACACCCTGCTCGATCAGGCCGGGCTGGCCGCGTTGCTGCCGCTCTGCGAGGCGCGTGGCATCGGGATCATCCTGGGCGGCGTGTTCAACTCGGGCATCATCGGCAACCTCGACAACCCGGCCCGCGCCACGTTCAACTACCTGCCGGCCGAGGCGCACTGGCTGGAGAAGGCGCGGCGCATCCGGGCGATCTGCGCCGAGTTCGACGTGCCGATCCAGGCGGCGGCCTTACAGTTCCCCTTCGGGCATCCGGCCATCGCCGCCGTGCTGACCGGCGCGGAAACCACCGCCGAGCTTGACGAGAACGCGGCCAACATGCAGCGGCCGATTCCCTCAGGGTTGTGGCACGCACTCAAATCAGCAAATCTGCTGCATCCGGAGGCCCCTGTTCCAGCGTAG
- a CDS encoding FAD-dependent oxidoreductase: MTYDTHCCIVGGGPAGMILALLLGRAGIPTTLLEEHQDFERDFRGDTVHPSTMELMDTLGLAERVLELPHAKVRHLNFDGPNGTLELADLSRLPTKFPYITMMPQARFLDFLAGELAKLPSVRLVMGASVHGLLWDDPWGRSGLADRTPDRAGAASDRDGSAPDGATGAAPTSEKAAAPTSEKAAAAAEGHGALPDDATVRGVHYRTRDGEHDLRAPLTIAADGRFSRIRRLGGFELLSSAPPMDVIWFRLPRDADEPEEARGTIGHGHMMVQLNRGDAWQIAFIIPKGGFKDVRAAGLPEFRASIAEMAPDLVDRLDTLKDWRQVTLLSVEAGRVRRWYRPGLLLIGDAAHIMSPVGGVGINYAIQDSVVAANVLTMPLQQGQLRLSHLAAVQRQRELPVRIIQGFQRLAQERIVRQALRSDAPVMSPPPVMRVPILRDLIPRMIALGVWPVHLKA, from the coding sequence ATGACCTACGACACCCACTGTTGCATCGTCGGCGGCGGGCCGGCCGGCATGATCCTCGCGCTGCTGCTCGGGCGGGCCGGCATCCCGACGACCCTCCTCGAAGAGCACCAGGACTTCGAGCGCGACTTTCGCGGCGACACCGTCCACCCCTCGACCATGGAGCTGATGGACACCCTCGGGCTGGCCGAGCGCGTGCTGGAGCTGCCGCACGCCAAGGTGCGCCACCTCAACTTCGACGGCCCCAACGGCACGCTGGAGCTGGCGGACCTCAGCCGGCTGCCCACAAAGTTCCCATACATCACCATGATGCCGCAGGCTCGCTTCCTGGACTTCCTGGCCGGTGAGCTGGCAAAGCTGCCCTCAGTGCGGCTGGTGATGGGCGCGAGCGTCCACGGGCTGCTCTGGGATGACCCGTGGGGCCGGAGCGGGCTGGCGGACCGCACACCAGACCGTGCCGGCGCTGCGTCCGACCGTGACGGCTCGGCCCCAGACGGCGCGACAGGCGCCGCCCCGACATCCGAGAAGGCCGCAGCCCCGACATCCGAGAAGGCCGCCGCTGCCGCCGAGGGCCACGGCGCGCTGCCGGACGACGCCACAGTGCGCGGCGTCCACTACCGCACCCGTGACGGCGAGCACGATCTCCGCGCGCCGCTGACCATCGCCGCTGACGGCCGCTTCTCGCGGATCCGGCGGCTGGGCGGCTTCGAGCTGCTGAGCAGCGCGCCGCCGATGGACGTGATCTGGTTCCGCCTGCCGCGCGACGCCGACGAGCCAGAGGAGGCCCGGGGGACGATCGGGCACGGCCACATGATGGTGCAGCTCAACCGGGGCGATGCGTGGCAGATCGCCTTCATCATCCCGAAGGGCGGCTTCAAGGACGTGCGCGCAGCCGGGCTGCCGGAGTTCCGCGCCTCCATCGCCGAGATGGCCCCCGATCTGGTGGATCGCCTGGACACACTCAAGGACTGGCGGCAGGTGACCTTGCTGTCGGTCGAGGCCGGACGGGTGCGCCGCTGGTACCGGCCGGGCCTGCTGTTGATCGGCGACGCCGCGCACATCATGTCGCCCGTCGGCGGCGTCGGCATCAACTACGCCATCCAGGACTCGGTCGTGGCGGCCAACGTGCTGACGATGCCGCTGCAGCAGGGGCAGTTGCGCCTGAGCCACCTGGCGGCCGTCCAGCGCCAGCGCGAGCTGCCCGTCCGGATCATTCAGGGATTCCAGCGGTTGGCGCAGGAGCGCATCGTCCGCCAGGCGCTCCGCTCCGACGCGCCCGTCATGTCGCCGCCGCCGGTCATGCGGGTGCCCATCCTGCGCGACCTGATCCCGCGCATGATCGCCCTGGGCGTCTGGCCGGTCCACCTGAAGGCGTGA